From Ailuropoda melanoleuca isolate Jingjing chromosome 8, ASM200744v2, whole genome shotgun sequence, a single genomic window includes:
- the DENND4B gene encoding DENN domain-containing protein 4B isoform X5, translating into MAADAVSEGGAMAEERPPRLVDYFVIAGLAGNGAPIPEETWVPEPSGTLRPPRPAEPITDVAVIARALGEEVPQGYTCIQASAGGHPLELSAGLLGGTQPVICYRRGRDKPPLVELGVLYEGKERPKPGFQVLDTTPYSHSANLAPPGPGHPRTYLTYRRAAEGAGLHALGITDLCLVLPSKGEGTPHTYCRLPRNLNPGMWGPAVHLCYKVGLAKANTLVYEAELLGRYPEEDNEAFPLPESVPVFCLPMGATVECWPAQTKYPVPVFSTFVLTGAAGDKVYGAALQFYEAFPRARLSERQARALGLLSAVERGRALGGRAVRSRRAIAVLSRWPAFPAFRAFLTFLYRYSVSGPHRLPLEAHISHFIHNVPFPSPQRPRILVQMSPYDNLLLCQPVSSPLPLSGASFLQLLQSLGPELAVTLLLAVLTEHKVLVHSLRPDLLTSVCEALVSMIFPLHWQCPYIPLCPLVLADVLSAPVPFIVGIHSSYFDLHDPPADVICVDLDTNTLFQTEDKKSLSPRTLPRRPYKVLLATLTELYQQLDQTYTGPEEEASLEFLLTDYEAVCGRRARLEREVQGAFLRFMACLLKGYRDFLRPLTQAPSEGARDVDNLFFLQGFLKSRERSSHKLYCQLLRTQMFSQFIEECSFGSARHAALEFFDSCVDKVHPEQEKPEPTPLVELEELSGSELTVFITPPEEPPAPEGSESTPQYCYDGFPELRAELFESPREQPGALPVPGPSRSAPSSPAPRRTKQETKVAQRMAQKSAAVPELWARCLLGHCYGLWFLCLPSYVRSAPSRVQALHTAYHVLRQMESRKVVLPDEVCYRVLMQLCSHYGQPVLSVRVMLEMRRAGIVPNTITYGYYNKAVLESKWLSGTPGGRLRWAKLRNVVLGAAQFRQPLRERRQRQAAAQEADGAQTEPRLECHSPTRPLQRQTTWAGRSFRDPASPTGRLVKSGSLGSACGAQPTVEAGVAHMIEALGVLEPRGSPVPWRDGSLSDLSLTGEEPAPGGSPEDSGSALSAQSTETLEELSARAPKPGGRQEEASTPRRGLGARLQQLLTPSRRSPASRAPPPELPPDLPPPARRSPMDSLLRPRERPGSTASEVSSASLGSEWDLSESSVSSLSLRHSSERLSDTPGSLQPPSLEVLLSSCSLCRACDSLVYDEEIMAGWAPDDSNLNTVCPFCACPFVPLLSVQTLDSRPSAPSPKPAPAGASHSKAAPTPGGPGPVLSDRRLCLALDEPQLCNGHTGAASRRVEGGAWAYLSPLVLRKELESLVENEGSEVLALPELPAAHPIIFWNLLWYFQRLRLPSILPCLVLASCDGPPPPQQAPAPWLTPDPASVQVRLLWDVLTPDPGSCPPLYVLWRGHSQIPQRVVWPGPIPAPLSLELLEAVLRHVGLNEVHKAVGLLLETLGPPPTGLHLQRGIYREILFLTMAALGKDHVDIAAFDKKYKSAFNKLAGSMGKEELRQRRAQMPTPKAIDCRKCFGAPLEC; encoded by the exons ATGGCGGCAG ATGCAGTGAGTGAGGGGGGGGCCATGGCGGAGGAGCGGCCCCCCCGGCTGGTGGATTACTTCGTGATAGCTGGGCTTGCAGGGAACGGAGCACCCATCCCCGAGGAGACGTGGGTTCCCGAACCCAGTGGTACCCTGCGCCCTCCCCGGCCAGCCGAGCCCATCACAGACGTGGCAGTCATTGCTAGGGCACTGGGCGAGGAGGTGCCCCAGGGCTACACGTGCATCCAGGCCTCCGCCGGGGGCCACCCCTTGGAACTCAgtgctgggctcctgggtggaACTCAGCCTGTCATCTGCTACCGCCGGGGCCGTGACAAGCCCCCCCTGGTTGAGCTGGG GGTCCTGTACGAGGGGAAGGAACGACCCAAGCCTGGCTTCCAAGTGCTGGACACGACGCCCTACAGCCACTCGGCCAACCTGGCccctccaggccctgggcacCCCCGCACCTACCTCACTTACCGGCGGGcggcagagggggcagggctgcACGCCCTGGGCATCACCGACCTCTGCCTGGTGCTGCCCAGCAAGGGCGAGGGCACGCCACATACTTACTGCCGCCTGCCCCGCAACCTCAACCCTGGCATG TGGGGTCCAGCGGTGCACCTGTGCTACAAGGTGGGCCTGGCTAAGGCCAACACACTGGTGTACGAGGCAG AGCTGCTGGGCCGCTACCCAGAGGAAGACAATGAGGCGTTCCCACTGCCCGAGTCCGTGCCTGTCTTCTGCCTGCCCATGGGAGCCACTGTTGAGTGCTGGCCCGCCCAGACCAAGTACCCCGTGCCCGTCTTTTCCACCTTTGTGCTCACGGGTGCAGCTGGCGACAAG GTGTATGGTGCTGCCCTGCAGTTCTACGAGGCATTCCCGAGGGCCAGGCTGTCAGAGCGGCAAGCACGGGCCCTGGGCCTCTTGAGTGCTGTGGAGCGGGGCCGGGCGCTGGGGGGCCGGGCTGTGCGCAGCCGGCGTGCCATTGCCGTGCTGTCGCGCTGGCCGGCCTTCCCTGCCTTCCGGGCCTTCCTCACGTTCCTCTACCGCTACTCCGTCTCAGGCCCCCACCGCCTGCCCTTGGAAGC GCACATCTCCCACTTCATTCACAAcgtccccttcccttccccacagaGACCCCGCATCCTGGTGCAG atgTCTCCCTATGACAACCTGCTCCTGTGCCAGCCTGtatcctcacccctgcccctcag CGGTGCCAGCTTCCTGCAGCTGCTGCAGAGCCTAGGCCCCGAGCTGGCCGTCACGCTGCTGCTGGCTGTGCTCACAGAGCACAAGGTCCTCGTGCACTCACTGCGGCCGGACCTGCTCACCAGCGTCTGTGAGGCCCTCGTCTCC ATGATCTTCCCACTGCACTGGCAGTGCCCCTACATCCCGCTCTGCCCGCTGGTGCTGGCGGACGTGCTGAGCGCCCCCGTGCCCTTCATCGTGGGGATCCACTCCAGCTACTTCGATCTGCACGACCCGCCGGCCGACGTCATCTGCGTTGATCTGGACACCAACACGCTCTTCCA GACCGAGGACAAGAAGTCCCTCTCCCCTCGGACCCTGCCCCGCAGACCCTACAAGGTTCTGCTGGCCACCCTCACAGAGTTGTACCAGCAGCTGGATCAGA CATACACCGGGCCCGAGGAGGAGGCGTCCCTGGAGTTCCTGCTGACAGACTACGAGGCTGTGTGTGGCCGACGGGCCCGGCTGGAGCGTGAGGTCCAGGGAGCCTTTCTCCGCTTCATGGCCTGTCTGCTCAAGGGTTACCGGGACTTCCTGCGTCCGCTCACCCAGGCCCCCTCAGAGGGGGCTCGAGATGTCGACAACCTCTTCTTCTTGCAGG GCTTCCTCAAATCCCGGGAGCGCTCCAGCCACAAGCTGTACTGCCAGCTGCTGCGCACGCAGATGTTCTCGCAGTTCATTGAGGAGTGCTCCTTTGGCTCCGCTCGGCACGCCGCCCTCGAGTTCTTCGACTCTTGCGTGGACAAG GTCCACCCGGAGCAGGAGAAGCCGGAGCCCACCCCCTTGGTGGAGTTGGAGGAGCTGTCGGGGAGTGAGCTCACTGTCTTTATCACACCCCCCGAGGAGCCTCCAGCGCCAGAGGGCAGTGAATCCACCCCCCAGTACTG ctACGATGGGTTCCCAGAGCTGCGGGCTGAGCTGTTTGAGTCCCCGCGGGAGCAGCCCGGCGCGCTGCCTGTGCCAGGCCCGTCCCGTAGtgcccccagcagccctgcccctcGCCGCACCAAACAG GAGACGAAGGTAGCCCAGCGGATGGCGCAGAAGTCGGCAGCGGTGCCCGAGCTGTGGGCTCGGTGCCTGCTGGGGCACTGCTACGGGCTGTGGTTCCTATGTCTGCCCTCCTACGTGCGGTCGGCGCCCTCCCGCGTGCAGGCGCTGCACACGGCCTACCACGTGCTGCGCCAGATGGAGAGCCGCAAGGTGGTGCTGCCCGATGAG GTGTGTTACCGGGTGCTGATGCAGCTGTGCTCCCACTACGGGCAGCCCGTGCTGTCTGTGCGGGTCATGCTGGAGATGAGGCGGGCGGGCATCGTGCCCAACACCATCACTTACGGCTATTACAACAAG GCCGTGCTGGAAAGCAAGTGGCTGTCTGGTACACCGGGTGGGCGCCTGCGCTGGGCCAAGCTCCGGAACGTTGTCCTGGGGGCTGCTCAGTTCCGCCAGCCCTTGAGAGAAAGGAGGCAGCGGCAGGCAGCTGCGCAAGAGGCGGACGGCGCCCAGACAG AGCCCCGTCTGGAATGTCACTCCCCCACCCGCCCACTTCAGCGCCAGACTACCTGGGCTGGTCGAAGCTTTCGGGACCCAGCTTCACCCACGGGGCGCCTGGTGAAAAGCGGCAGTCTGGGCAGTGCCTGCGGGGCACAGCCCACGGTGGAGGCTGGCGTGGCCCACA TGATAGAGGCCCTGGGGGTACTGGAGCCCCGCGGGTCCCCTGTGCCCTGGCGCGACGGAAGCCTCTCAGACCTGAGCCTGACCGGCGAGGAGCCGGCACCTGGAGGCAGCCCAGAGGACTCGGGCTCAGCCCTGAGTGCCCAGTCCACTGAAACCCTGGAGGAGCTGAGCGCGCGGGCGCCCAAGCCTGGCGGGCGTCAGGAAGAGGCCAGCACCCCCAGACGAGGGCTGGGTGCCCGCCTGCAACAACTACTCACTCCTTCCCGCCGCTCCCCTGCCTCTCGTGCTCCCCCACCCGAGCTGCCCCCtgacctgcctcccccagcccgcCGCAGCCCAATGGACAGCCTCCTGCGCCCCCGGGAGCGTCCTGGATCCACTGCCTCCGAGGTA AGCTCAGCCTCTCTGGGCAGTGAGTGGGACCTCTCAGAGTCTTCCGTCAGCAGCCTGAGCCTCCGCCATTCCTCAGAGCGCCTCAGCGACACCCCCGGATCCCTGCAGCCACCTTCCCTGGAA GTCCTGCTGTCCAGCTGCTCCTTGTGCCGTGCCTGTGACTCGCTGGTGTACGATGAGGAGATCATGGCTGGCTGGGCACCTGATGACTCCAACCTCAACACAGTCTGCCCCTTCTGCGCATGCCCCTTTGTGCCCCTGCTCAGCGTCCAGACCCTTGATTCCCGACCCAG CGCCCCCAGCCCCAAGCCTGCCCCTGCTGGTGCCAGTCACAGCAAAGCTGCTCCCACCCCTGGGggcccaggccctgtgctcagtgaTCGCAGGCTCTGCCTTGCCCTGGATGAGCCCCAGCTCTGCAACGGGCACACGGGG GCTGCCTCCCGCCGGGTcgagggtggggcctgggcataCCTGAGCCCCCTGGTGCTGCGTAAGGAGCTGGAGTCGCTGGTGGAAAACGAGGGCAGCGAGGTGCTGGCATTGCCTGAGCTGCCTGCGGCCCACCCCATCATCTTCTGGAATCTTCTGTGGTATTTCCAGAGGCTGCGCCTGCCCAGTATTCTGCCATGCCTGGTGCTGGCCTCCTGTGATgggcccccgcccccccag CAGGCCCCAGCTCCTTGGCTGACGCCAGATCCAGCGTCTGTGCAGGTGCGGCTGCTGTGGGACGTCCTGACCCCTGATCCCGGTAGCTGCCCGCCGCTCTATGTGCTCTGGAGGGGCCACA GCCAGATCCCGCAACGGGTGGTATGGCCAGGCCCCATACCCGCGCCCCTCAGCCTGGAGCTCCTGGAGGCAGTGTTGCGCCACGTGGGTCTCAACGAGGTGCACAAGGCGGTCGGGCTCCTACTGGAGACTCTAGGGCCGCCTCCCACTGGTCTGCACTTGCAGAG GGGCATCTACCGTGAGATCTTATTCCTGACAATGGCTGCTCTGGGCAAGGACCACGTGGACATAG CGGCCTTCGATAAGAAGTACAAGTCCGCCTTTAACAAGCTGGCCGGCAGCATGGGCAAGGAGGAGCTGAGGCAGCGACGGGCACAGATGCCCACCCCAAAGGCCATTGATTGCCGGAAATGTTTTGGAGCACCTCTGGAATGCTAG
- the DENND4B gene encoding DENN domain-containing protein 4B isoform X4: MAADAVSEGGAMAEERPPRLVDYFVIAGLAGNGAPIPEETWVPEPSGTLRPPRPAEPITDVAVIARALGEEVPQGYTCIQASAGGHPLELSAGLLGGTQPVICYRRGRDKPPLVELGVLYEGKERPKPGFQVLDTTPYSHSANLAPPGPGHPRTYLTYRRAAEGAGLHALGITDLCLVLPSKGEGTPHTYCRLPRNLNPGMWGPAVHLCYKVGLAKANTLVYEAELLGRYPEEDNEAFPLPESVPVFCLPMGATVECWPAQTKYPVPVFSTFVLTGAAGDKVYGAALQFYEAFPRARLSERQARALGLLSAVERGRALGGRAVRSRRAIAVLSRWPAFPAFRAFLTFLYRYSVSGPHRLPLEAHISHFIHNVPFPSPQRPRILVQMSPYDNLLLCQPVSSPLPLSGASFLQLLQSLGPELAVTLLLAVLTEHKVLVHSLRPDLLTSVCEALVSMIFPLHWQCPYIPLCPLVLADVLSAPVPFIVGIHSSYFDLHDPPADVICVDLDTNTLFQTEDKKSLSPRTLPRRPYKVLLATLTELYQQLDQTYTGPEEEASLEFLLTDYEAVCGRRARLEREVQGAFLRFMACLLKGYRDFLRPLTQAPSEGARDVDNLFFLQGFLKSRERSSHKLYCQLLRTQMFSQFIEECSFGSARHAALEFFDSCVDKVHPEQEKPEPTPLVELEELSGSELTVFITPPEEPPAPEGSESTPQYCASFCPSSYDGFPELRAELFESPREQPGALPVPGPSRSAPSSPAPRRTKQETKVAQRMAQKSAAVPELWARCLLGHCYGLWFLCLPSYVRSAPSRVQALHTAYHVLRQMESRKVVLPDEVCYRVLMQLCSHYGQPVLSVRVMLEMRRAGIVPNTITYGYYNKAVLESKWLSGTPGGRLRWAKLRNVVLGAAQFRQPLRERRQRQAAAQEADGAQTEPRLECHSPTRPLQRQTTWAGRSFRDPASPTGRLVKSGSLGSACGAQPTVEAGVAHKALGVLEPRGSPVPWRDGSLSDLSLTGEEPAPGGSPEDSGSALSAQSTETLEELSARAPKPGGRQEEASTPRRGLGARLQQLLTPSRRSPASRAPPPELPPDLPPPARRSPMDSLLRPRERPGSTASEVSSASLGSEWDLSESSVSSLSLRHSSERLSDTPGSLQPPSLEVLLSSCSLCRACDSLVYDEEIMAGWAPDDSNLNTVCPFCACPFVPLLSVQTLDSRPSAPSPKPAPAGASHSKAAPTPGGPGPVLSDRRLCLALDEPQLCNGHTGAASRRVEGGAWAYLSPLVLRKELESLVENEGSEVLALPELPAAHPIIFWNLLWYFQRLRLPSILPCLVLASCDGPPPPQQAPAPWLTPDPASVQVRLLWDVLTPDPGSCPPLYVLWRGHSQIPQRVVWPGPIPAPLSLELLEAVLRHVGLNEVHKAVGLLLETLGPPPTGLHLQRGIYREILFLTMAALGKDHVDIAAFDKKYKSAFNKLAGSMGKEELRQRRAQMPTPKAIDCRKCFGAPLEC, translated from the exons ATGGCGGCAG ATGCAGTGAGTGAGGGGGGGGCCATGGCGGAGGAGCGGCCCCCCCGGCTGGTGGATTACTTCGTGATAGCTGGGCTTGCAGGGAACGGAGCACCCATCCCCGAGGAGACGTGGGTTCCCGAACCCAGTGGTACCCTGCGCCCTCCCCGGCCAGCCGAGCCCATCACAGACGTGGCAGTCATTGCTAGGGCACTGGGCGAGGAGGTGCCCCAGGGCTACACGTGCATCCAGGCCTCCGCCGGGGGCCACCCCTTGGAACTCAgtgctgggctcctgggtggaACTCAGCCTGTCATCTGCTACCGCCGGGGCCGTGACAAGCCCCCCCTGGTTGAGCTGGG GGTCCTGTACGAGGGGAAGGAACGACCCAAGCCTGGCTTCCAAGTGCTGGACACGACGCCCTACAGCCACTCGGCCAACCTGGCccctccaggccctgggcacCCCCGCACCTACCTCACTTACCGGCGGGcggcagagggggcagggctgcACGCCCTGGGCATCACCGACCTCTGCCTGGTGCTGCCCAGCAAGGGCGAGGGCACGCCACATACTTACTGCCGCCTGCCCCGCAACCTCAACCCTGGCATG TGGGGTCCAGCGGTGCACCTGTGCTACAAGGTGGGCCTGGCTAAGGCCAACACACTGGTGTACGAGGCAG AGCTGCTGGGCCGCTACCCAGAGGAAGACAATGAGGCGTTCCCACTGCCCGAGTCCGTGCCTGTCTTCTGCCTGCCCATGGGAGCCACTGTTGAGTGCTGGCCCGCCCAGACCAAGTACCCCGTGCCCGTCTTTTCCACCTTTGTGCTCACGGGTGCAGCTGGCGACAAG GTGTATGGTGCTGCCCTGCAGTTCTACGAGGCATTCCCGAGGGCCAGGCTGTCAGAGCGGCAAGCACGGGCCCTGGGCCTCTTGAGTGCTGTGGAGCGGGGCCGGGCGCTGGGGGGCCGGGCTGTGCGCAGCCGGCGTGCCATTGCCGTGCTGTCGCGCTGGCCGGCCTTCCCTGCCTTCCGGGCCTTCCTCACGTTCCTCTACCGCTACTCCGTCTCAGGCCCCCACCGCCTGCCCTTGGAAGC GCACATCTCCCACTTCATTCACAAcgtccccttcccttccccacagaGACCCCGCATCCTGGTGCAG atgTCTCCCTATGACAACCTGCTCCTGTGCCAGCCTGtatcctcacccctgcccctcag CGGTGCCAGCTTCCTGCAGCTGCTGCAGAGCCTAGGCCCCGAGCTGGCCGTCACGCTGCTGCTGGCTGTGCTCACAGAGCACAAGGTCCTCGTGCACTCACTGCGGCCGGACCTGCTCACCAGCGTCTGTGAGGCCCTCGTCTCC ATGATCTTCCCACTGCACTGGCAGTGCCCCTACATCCCGCTCTGCCCGCTGGTGCTGGCGGACGTGCTGAGCGCCCCCGTGCCCTTCATCGTGGGGATCCACTCCAGCTACTTCGATCTGCACGACCCGCCGGCCGACGTCATCTGCGTTGATCTGGACACCAACACGCTCTTCCA GACCGAGGACAAGAAGTCCCTCTCCCCTCGGACCCTGCCCCGCAGACCCTACAAGGTTCTGCTGGCCACCCTCACAGAGTTGTACCAGCAGCTGGATCAGA CATACACCGGGCCCGAGGAGGAGGCGTCCCTGGAGTTCCTGCTGACAGACTACGAGGCTGTGTGTGGCCGACGGGCCCGGCTGGAGCGTGAGGTCCAGGGAGCCTTTCTCCGCTTCATGGCCTGTCTGCTCAAGGGTTACCGGGACTTCCTGCGTCCGCTCACCCAGGCCCCCTCAGAGGGGGCTCGAGATGTCGACAACCTCTTCTTCTTGCAGG GCTTCCTCAAATCCCGGGAGCGCTCCAGCCACAAGCTGTACTGCCAGCTGCTGCGCACGCAGATGTTCTCGCAGTTCATTGAGGAGTGCTCCTTTGGCTCCGCTCGGCACGCCGCCCTCGAGTTCTTCGACTCTTGCGTGGACAAG GTCCACCCGGAGCAGGAGAAGCCGGAGCCCACCCCCTTGGTGGAGTTGGAGGAGCTGTCGGGGAGTGAGCTCACTGTCTTTATCACACCCCCCGAGGAGCCTCCAGCGCCAGAGGGCAGTGAATCCACCCCCCAGTACTG tgcctctttctgcccctccagctACGATGGGTTCCCAGAGCTGCGGGCTGAGCTGTTTGAGTCCCCGCGGGAGCAGCCCGGCGCGCTGCCTGTGCCAGGCCCGTCCCGTAGtgcccccagcagccctgcccctcGCCGCACCAAACAG GAGACGAAGGTAGCCCAGCGGATGGCGCAGAAGTCGGCAGCGGTGCCCGAGCTGTGGGCTCGGTGCCTGCTGGGGCACTGCTACGGGCTGTGGTTCCTATGTCTGCCCTCCTACGTGCGGTCGGCGCCCTCCCGCGTGCAGGCGCTGCACACGGCCTACCACGTGCTGCGCCAGATGGAGAGCCGCAAGGTGGTGCTGCCCGATGAG GTGTGTTACCGGGTGCTGATGCAGCTGTGCTCCCACTACGGGCAGCCCGTGCTGTCTGTGCGGGTCATGCTGGAGATGAGGCGGGCGGGCATCGTGCCCAACACCATCACTTACGGCTATTACAACAAG GCCGTGCTGGAAAGCAAGTGGCTGTCTGGTACACCGGGTGGGCGCCTGCGCTGGGCCAAGCTCCGGAACGTTGTCCTGGGGGCTGCTCAGTTCCGCCAGCCCTTGAGAGAAAGGAGGCAGCGGCAGGCAGCTGCGCAAGAGGCGGACGGCGCCCAGACAG AGCCCCGTCTGGAATGTCACTCCCCCACCCGCCCACTTCAGCGCCAGACTACCTGGGCTGGTCGAAGCTTTCGGGACCCAGCTTCACCCACGGGGCGCCTGGTGAAAAGCGGCAGTCTGGGCAGTGCCTGCGGGGCACAGCCCACGGTGGAGGCTGGCGTGGCCCACA AGGCCCTGGGGGTACTGGAGCCCCGCGGGTCCCCTGTGCCCTGGCGCGACGGAAGCCTCTCAGACCTGAGCCTGACCGGCGAGGAGCCGGCACCTGGAGGCAGCCCAGAGGACTCGGGCTCAGCCCTGAGTGCCCAGTCCACTGAAACCCTGGAGGAGCTGAGCGCGCGGGCGCCCAAGCCTGGCGGGCGTCAGGAAGAGGCCAGCACCCCCAGACGAGGGCTGGGTGCCCGCCTGCAACAACTACTCACTCCTTCCCGCCGCTCCCCTGCCTCTCGTGCTCCCCCACCCGAGCTGCCCCCtgacctgcctcccccagcccgcCGCAGCCCAATGGACAGCCTCCTGCGCCCCCGGGAGCGTCCTGGATCCACTGCCTCCGAGGTA AGCTCAGCCTCTCTGGGCAGTGAGTGGGACCTCTCAGAGTCTTCCGTCAGCAGCCTGAGCCTCCGCCATTCCTCAGAGCGCCTCAGCGACACCCCCGGATCCCTGCAGCCACCTTCCCTGGAA GTCCTGCTGTCCAGCTGCTCCTTGTGCCGTGCCTGTGACTCGCTGGTGTACGATGAGGAGATCATGGCTGGCTGGGCACCTGATGACTCCAACCTCAACACAGTCTGCCCCTTCTGCGCATGCCCCTTTGTGCCCCTGCTCAGCGTCCAGACCCTTGATTCCCGACCCAG CGCCCCCAGCCCCAAGCCTGCCCCTGCTGGTGCCAGTCACAGCAAAGCTGCTCCCACCCCTGGGggcccaggccctgtgctcagtgaTCGCAGGCTCTGCCTTGCCCTGGATGAGCCCCAGCTCTGCAACGGGCACACGGGG GCTGCCTCCCGCCGGGTcgagggtggggcctgggcataCCTGAGCCCCCTGGTGCTGCGTAAGGAGCTGGAGTCGCTGGTGGAAAACGAGGGCAGCGAGGTGCTGGCATTGCCTGAGCTGCCTGCGGCCCACCCCATCATCTTCTGGAATCTTCTGTGGTATTTCCAGAGGCTGCGCCTGCCCAGTATTCTGCCATGCCTGGTGCTGGCCTCCTGTGATgggcccccgcccccccag CAGGCCCCAGCTCCTTGGCTGACGCCAGATCCAGCGTCTGTGCAGGTGCGGCTGCTGTGGGACGTCCTGACCCCTGATCCCGGTAGCTGCCCGCCGCTCTATGTGCTCTGGAGGGGCCACA GCCAGATCCCGCAACGGGTGGTATGGCCAGGCCCCATACCCGCGCCCCTCAGCCTGGAGCTCCTGGAGGCAGTGTTGCGCCACGTGGGTCTCAACGAGGTGCACAAGGCGGTCGGGCTCCTACTGGAGACTCTAGGGCCGCCTCCCACTGGTCTGCACTTGCAGAG GGGCATCTACCGTGAGATCTTATTCCTGACAATGGCTGCTCTGGGCAAGGACCACGTGGACATAG CGGCCTTCGATAAGAAGTACAAGTCCGCCTTTAACAAGCTGGCCGGCAGCATGGGCAAGGAGGAGCTGAGGCAGCGACGGGCACAGATGCCCACCCCAAAGGCCATTGATTGCCGGAAATGTTTTGGAGCACCTCTGGAATGCTAG